In the genome of Notamacropus eugenii isolate mMacEug1 chromosome 5, mMacEug1.pri_v2, whole genome shotgun sequence, one region contains:
- the SMIM35 gene encoding small integral membrane protein 35, which translates to MTGEESISTLGLILGVGLSLLVVSILGYSLAKWYQHGYCWEGPNFVFNLYQIRNLKSGELELGPPFTISGHLSNTEGGYKQFYDRPV; encoded by the exons GTGAGGAGTCCATCAGTACCTTAGGACTGATCCTAGGAGTGGGGCTGTCACTACTGGTAGTATCCATACTTGGCTACAGTCTGGCTAAGTGGTACCAACACGGATACTGCTGGGAGG GGCCCAACTTTGTGTTTAACTTGTACCAGATCCG CAACCTGAAATCTGGGGAGCTGGAGCTGGGTCCTCCCTTCACCATCAGTGGCCACCTCAGCAACACAGAAGGTGGCTATAAGCAGTTCTATGACAGGCCTGTCTGA